From a single Apium graveolens cultivar Ventura chromosome 2, ASM990537v1, whole genome shotgun sequence genomic region:
- the LOC141689172 gene encoding uridine/cytidine kinase UKL1, chloroplastic-like: MENAMRACCKGIKIGKILIHRDGDNGKQLIYEKLPKDISERHVLLLDLVLGTGNSANQAIELLIQKGVPESHIIFLNLISAPEGIHCVSKRFPTLKIVTSEIDIALNEEFRVIPGMGEFGDRYFGSVYAGVDFYKKLCGVSIVRR, encoded by the exons ATGGAGAACGCTATGCGTGCTTGTTGCAAAGGAATAAAGATTGGGAAAATTCTAATCCATCGTGATGGTGATAATGGTAAACAG CTTATATACGAAAAACTTCCAAAAGATATCTCAGAACGACATGTCTTGCTCTTGGATCTAGTTCTTGGAACTG GCAACTCAGCCAACCAGGCGATTGAATTACTCATACAGAAGGGAGTACCGGAATCCCATATTATATTTCTTAATCTTATATCT GCTCCTGAAGGAATACATTGTGTCAGCAAGAGGTTCCCAACACTTAAAATAGTTACTTCAGAGATTGATATAGCATTAAATGAAGAGTTTCGTGTAATACCGGGTATGGGGGAGTTTGGAGATCGTTACTTTG GATCGGTATATGCTGGAGTTGATTTCTACAAGAAATTGTGTGGAGTCTCGATTGTTCGAAGGTGA